From the Dehalococcoidia bacterium genome, one window contains:
- the rplJ gene encoding 50S ribosomal protein L10, with translation MPTDKKRQIVRELSEEISRSNVLIGAEYQGLRVTEMGQLRRQLKAKGMQVRVVKNTLLKLAAESAQKPEVAELAEGPTAIVFAAGDEVETAKAIREYVQAAKNAFVPRRAFAGGRILSARDLNDLAMLPPRPVLVARLMGGLQAGVSRLSGLLGSATHHPTAPLLNSTLTQLGGLLRARAEQLERA, from the coding sequence ATGCCGACTGATAAGAAGCGCCAGATCGTCCGGGAACTGAGCGAAGAGATCTCCCGCAGCAACGTCCTGATCGGGGCAGAGTACCAGGGGCTGCGCGTCACCGAGATGGGACAGCTCCGGCGCCAGCTCAAAGCGAAGGGCATGCAGGTACGCGTGGTCAAGAACACCCTCCTGAAGCTGGCCGCCGAGTCCGCGCAGAAGCCGGAGGTGGCGGAGTTGGCGGAGGGGCCCACGGCAATCGTTTTCGCGGCCGGCGACGAGGTGGAGACGGCGAAAGCGATAAGAGAGTACGTCCAGGCGGCGAAGAACGCCTTCGTGCCGCGACGCGCCTTCGCCGGCGGACGCATCCTCTCCGCGCGCGACCTGAACGACCTGGCGATGCTGCCCCCTCGCCCCGTGCTCGTGGCGCGCCTGATGGGCGGGTTGCAGGCGGGTGTATCCCGCCTGTCCGGCCTGCTGGGCTCGGCGACGCATCATCCTACCGCGCCGCTGCTCAATTCGACCCTCACTCAGTTGGGAGGCCTGCTCAGGGCGCGGGCCGAGCAACTCGAGCGGGCATAA
- the rplL gene encoding 50S ribosomal protein L7/L12, which yields MAEKKADKNRVEQAFDLIKEMTILEIRDLNKRIEEEFGVSAAPVAVAAAPVAAAAAPAAAAEAAPAAEEEEKTEWTVVLKDMGPNKINVIKAVREVTTLGLKEAKDLVESAPTNVKEGVPKEEAEVAATKLREAGATVELT from the coding sequence ATGGCGGAGAAGAAGGCCGACAAAAACCGCGTCGAGCAGGCGTTCGATCTCATCAAGGAGATGACGATCCTGGAGATACGCGACCTCAACAAGCGGATCGAGGAGGAGTTCGGGGTGAGCGCCGCGCCGGTCGCCGTCGCTGCCGCGCCGGTCGCTGCCGCCGCCGCTCCCGCGGCCGCCGCTGAGGCTGCTCCCGCCGCCGAGGAGGAAGAGAAGACCGAGTGGACGGTCGTCCTCAAGGACATGGGGCCGAACAAGATCAACGTCATCAAGGCCGTCCGCGAAGTCACGACCCTCGGGCTCAAGGAGGCGAAGGACCTGGTGGAGAGCGCTCCCACCAACGTCAAAGAGGGCGTGCCGAAGGAAGAGGCCGAAGTCGCCGCGACCAAGTTGCGCGAGGCGGGGGCAACGGTAGAGCTTACCTAG
- a CDS encoding LysM peptidoglycan-binding domain-containing protein, with amino-acid sequence MKCYACQEDAVAECRRCGRLYCDEHGDELCAECLKPVSALPSYLLYRGSLLTLLVGTAVAMWLLLKPAEEPRESLPEIVAPTAARMSPTPEATSALTTVTPTVPPPTATPTPGGPIEYIVGEGDTLFDIAERNLPPGEDLAAFATRVAELNGLDPADPVLQPGQTLLIPR; translated from the coding sequence ATGAAGTGCTACGCCTGTCAAGAGGATGCGGTCGCGGAGTGCCGGCGGTGCGGCAGGCTGTACTGCGATGAGCACGGCGACGAGCTGTGCGCCGAATGCTTGAAGCCCGTCAGCGCCCTGCCGTCGTACCTCCTCTATCGGGGCTCACTGCTCACACTGCTGGTCGGCACCGCCGTCGCGATGTGGCTACTGCTCAAGCCCGCTGAGGAGCCGAGGGAGTCGCTTCCCGAGATCGTGGCGCCGACGGCTGCCCGAATGTCTCCGACTCCTGAGGCAACTTCGGCGCTGACCACGGTGACGCCGACTGTCCCCCCGCCCACGGCCACGCCAACACCCGGCGGCCCCATTGAGTACATCGTCGGCGAAGGCGACACCCTCTTCGACATCGCCGAGCGCAATCTCCCCCCCGGCGAGGACCTGGCCGCCTTCGCGACCCGGGTCGCTGAACTCAACGGCCTCGACCCTGCGGACCCGGTGCTCCAACCCGGCCAGACGCTGCTGATACCAAGATAA
- the radC gene encoding DNA repair protein RadC — MDANVVEYHALIRDMPKSERPRERLRDYGPQALSTAELLAIILRTGTSREGVLALAARLLSQRQGLAGLAKAGFAELCNEKGLGEAKAAQLKAALELGRRLSSMQPEARASVRSPADVANLLLTEMGLLEQEHLRVVLLNARNEVMGVPEVYKGSVNSSQVRIGELFREAIRRNCPAIVIVHNHPSGDPTPSNDDISLTRSAIEAGRLLNIEVLDHLVVGHGRYVSLKERKLGFS, encoded by the coding sequence ATGGACGCGAATGTCGTTGAGTACCACGCACTCATACGCGACATGCCGAAGTCGGAGCGTCCGCGCGAGCGCCTGCGCGACTATGGCCCGCAGGCGCTGTCCACCGCCGAGCTTCTCGCCATCATCCTGCGCACGGGAACGAGCCGCGAAGGCGTCCTGGCGCTGGCGGCGAGGCTGCTCTCGCAGCGCCAGGGACTGGCGGGACTGGCGAAGGCGGGCTTCGCCGAGCTGTGCAATGAAAAAGGACTAGGCGAGGCGAAGGCGGCCCAGCTCAAGGCGGCCCTCGAGCTGGGGAGGCGCCTGTCGTCCATGCAGCCGGAGGCGAGGGCGTCCGTGCGTTCCCCCGCCGACGTGGCGAACCTGCTGCTCACAGAGATGGGGCTGCTGGAGCAGGAGCACCTGCGGGTTGTGCTGCTGAACGCGCGCAACGAGGTGATGGGTGTGCCGGAGGTCTACAAGGGCAGCGTCAACAGCTCGCAGGTGCGGATCGGCGAGCTATTTCGGGAAGCGATAAGGCGAAACTGCCCCGCCATCGTCATCGTGCACAATCATCCCTCCGGCGATCCTACCCCCTCCAACGACGACATTTCCCTCACGCGCTCCGCCATCGAGGCTGGCCGGCTCCTCAACATTGAAGTCCTCGATCATCTTGTTGTCGGGCACGGGCGTTACGTCAGTCTGAAAGAACGGAAACTGGGCTTCTCGTGA
- the larC gene encoding nickel pincer cofactor biosynthesis protein LarC, with protein sequence MPTVAYLDCFAGVSGDMLLGALIDAGLPLPALREELAKLGIEGYALEAVKVRRAGLAATLLQVHIEEGAPHRSATEMIAVVRRSGLPDGDREKAVAVLERLAEVESAVHGASPESIELHELGSPDTLVDIVGTVVGLRLLKVEELFASPLPPGSGFVKTAHGTLPVPAPATLAIMTRAGAPLASAEWQGEVTTPTGAAIITTLAKFERPLMRLTGLGYGAGSRDPEDHPNVLRLWLGERAGARGAMLLLETNVDDMTGEVLGYVQERLFAAGAADVWFTPIQMKKNRPAVKLSVLCPSERESEIVALLLEETSTLGVRTVDVRRHEAQRETFQFASSLGQAIVKVKRLGGRVAQAAPEYEACRRLAQETGLPLIEVYRIVQAEALAEIEKRRRPSQAPSSDK encoded by the coding sequence GTGCCGACAGTCGCCTATCTCGACTGCTTCGCCGGCGTCAGCGGCGATATGCTGCTGGGCGCGCTGATTGACGCCGGCCTTCCGCTGCCCGCGCTGCGGGAAGAGCTCGCGAAGCTGGGGATCGAAGGGTATGCGCTGGAGGCGGTGAAGGTGCGACGCGCGGGACTGGCGGCGACCCTTCTTCAGGTGCACATCGAAGAGGGCGCCCCCCATCGCTCGGCGACCGAAATGATAGCAGTGGTGCGACGGAGCGGCCTGCCCGATGGCGACAGGGAGAAGGCGGTCGCTGTCCTGGAGCGGCTGGCAGAAGTGGAAAGCGCGGTGCACGGCGCATCTCCCGAGTCCATCGAGCTGCACGAGTTGGGCTCGCCGGACACCCTCGTCGATATCGTCGGGACTGTGGTGGGCCTGCGCCTGCTGAAAGTCGAGGAGCTCTTCGCGTCTCCCCTTCCCCCGGGCAGCGGTTTCGTGAAGACCGCGCACGGCACCCTTCCCGTCCCTGCCCCCGCCACTCTCGCGATCATGACGCGCGCGGGCGCTCCCCTCGCGAGCGCGGAATGGCAGGGAGAAGTGACGACGCCCACGGGGGCCGCCATCATCACGACGCTGGCGAAGTTTGAGAGGCCCTTAATGAGACTGACCGGCCTGGGCTACGGCGCCGGCAGCCGCGACCCGGAAGACCATCCGAACGTGCTTCGCCTCTGGCTGGGCGAACGGGCGGGCGCAAGGGGGGCGATGCTTCTGCTGGAGACGAATGTCGATGACATGACAGGCGAGGTTCTCGGCTACGTGCAGGAGCGCCTCTTCGCCGCCGGCGCCGCCGATGTCTGGTTCACCCCCATCCAGATGAAAAAGAACCGTCCCGCCGTCAAGCTCTCCGTCCTCTGCCCGAGCGAGAGGGAGAGCGAGATCGTTGCGCTCCTTCTGGAGGAGACGTCGACGCTGGGGGTGAGGACGGTGGACGTTCGTCGCCACGAGGCGCAGCGTGAGACGTTCCAGTTCGCGTCCAGCCTGGGGCAGGCGATCGTGAAAGTGAAGCGCCTGGGCGGCCGGGTAGCGCAGGCGGCGCCGGAATACGAGGCCTGCCGGCGCCTTGCGCAGGAAACGGGTCTTCCGCTGATCGAGGTATACCGGATCGTGCAGGCGGAGGCGCTGGCGGAAATAGAAAAGAGAAGACGCCCATCACAGGCGCCCTCTTCGGACAAATGA
- the larB gene encoding nickel pincer cofactor biosynthesis protein LarB, with protein MDESALRDFLKAVAEGAIGVDEGVEKLRFLPYEDIGFAKIDHHRALRDDLAEVVLGQGKTPEQIAGVAEKLVARSGKLLVTRIDAAAFKVLRERVPEAVYHEVARAATVDRHPRPKTAGVMVLCAGTADLPVAEEAAVTADLMGHAVERVYDVGVAGIHRLFDHVERLRDANALVVVAGMEGALPGVVAGLVSAPVIAVPTSTGYGASFRGVAPLLTMLNSCAPGVVVVNIDNGFGAGYAAAVINRLACSQPGA; from the coding sequence ATAGACGAATCGGCGCTGCGCGATTTCCTGAAGGCGGTGGCCGAGGGCGCCATCGGCGTCGACGAGGGCGTCGAAAAGCTGCGCTTCCTTCCCTACGAGGACATCGGCTTCGCCAAGATCGACCACCACCGCGCCCTCCGCGATGACCTGGCGGAGGTCGTGCTTGGACAGGGGAAGACGCCGGAACAGATAGCCGGCGTGGCCGAGAAGCTCGTCGCGCGGTCCGGCAAGCTCCTCGTGACGCGCATCGACGCGGCCGCCTTCAAGGTGCTGAGAGAGCGGGTGCCCGAAGCGGTCTACCACGAGGTCGCGCGGGCCGCCACCGTCGACCGGCATCCGCGGCCGAAGACGGCGGGCGTTATGGTCCTGTGCGCGGGGACGGCGGACCTGCCCGTGGCTGAGGAAGCGGCGGTGACGGCAGACCTCATGGGCCATGCCGTCGAGCGGGTCTACGACGTCGGAGTGGCCGGTATCCACCGCCTGTTCGACCATGTGGAGCGCCTGAGGGACGCCAACGCGCTGGTGGTCGTCGCCGGAATGGAAGGCGCGCTGCCCGGAGTTGTGGCCGGGCTGGTGTCCGCGCCGGTCATCGCCGTCCCCACCTCGACCGGCTACGGCGCGAGTTTTCGAGGGGTCGCCCCCTTGCTCACGATGCTCAATAGCTGCGCGCCCGGCGTCGTCGTCGTCAACATCGACAACGGCTTCGGCGCCGGCTACGCGGCCGCCGTCATCAACCGCCTGGCCTGTTCGCAGCCCGGCGCCTGA
- the tsaD gene encoding tRNA (adenosine(37)-N6)-threonylcarbamoyltransferase complex transferase subunit TsaD, translating into MKVLGIETSCDETAAAVVEDGRTILSNVVASQVDLHARYGGVVPEVASRKHLESILPVIDTALNEAGCRLSDIGAVATTMGPGLSGALLVGVNVAKAIVFAYRLPLVAVSHLEAHIYANWLRTEGTDAYEPQFPLLALVVSGGHTELVLMKGHGLYRELGRTRDDAAGEAFDKVARLLGLGFPGGPAIEKAAAGARPAVRLPRAWLPGTHDFSFSGLKTAVLRLSKEREGRALPVGEVAAAFQEAVVDVLVTKTVRAAREERAREIILAGGVAANKALRNALTDASPVPVRMPPLFLCTDNAAMVAAGGYYRLQRGETAGLDLDVMAGLGLTPSSTPLPAP; encoded by the coding sequence ATGAAGGTACTGGGCATCGAGACCTCCTGCGATGAGACCGCCGCCGCCGTGGTCGAGGACGGCCGGACGATTCTCTCAAATGTCGTCGCCTCGCAGGTCGACCTCCACGCGCGCTACGGCGGCGTGGTGCCGGAGGTGGCATCGCGAAAGCACCTCGAGAGCATCCTTCCCGTTATCGATACCGCGCTAAACGAGGCCGGCTGCCGCCTGAGCGACATCGGAGCGGTGGCGACGACGATGGGTCCCGGGCTCTCAGGCGCCCTGCTGGTGGGCGTGAACGTCGCCAAGGCTATAGTCTTCGCTTACCGGTTGCCCCTCGTTGCGGTCAGCCACCTAGAGGCCCACATCTACGCCAACTGGCTCAGAACGGAAGGAACGGACGCCTACGAACCGCAGTTCCCCCTGCTCGCCCTCGTCGTCTCCGGCGGCCACACGGAGCTGGTGCTGATGAAGGGCCACGGACTCTATCGCGAGCTCGGCCGCACCCGTGACGACGCCGCGGGTGAGGCGTTCGACAAGGTGGCGCGGCTTCTGGGCCTCGGCTTCCCGGGCGGCCCGGCGATCGAGAAGGCGGCGGCCGGCGCGCGACCAGCGGTCCGCCTGCCGAGGGCGTGGCTCCCCGGCACTCACGACTTCAGTTTCAGCGGCCTCAAGACGGCGGTCCTCCGCCTGTCGAAGGAACGCGAAGGGCGCGCCCTGCCTGTCGGCGAGGTGGCCGCGGCGTTTCAGGAGGCGGTGGTCGACGTGCTGGTCACGAAGACAGTACGGGCGGCGCGCGAGGAGCGGGCCAGGGAGATAATCCTCGCGGGAGGCGTCGCCGCTAACAAGGCCCTCCGCAATGCCCTCACCGACGCGTCGCCGGTGCCGGTGCGCATGCCGCCCCTGTTCCTCTGCACCGACAACGCGGCAATGGTAGCGGCCGGCGGCTACTACCGTCTGCAAAGGGGAGAAACGGCGGGCCTCGATCTTGACGTCATGGCCGGGCTCGGCCTCACCCCTTCCTCGACTCCTCTCCCTGCCCCCTAG
- a CDS encoding DUF2851 family protein, producing the protein MTRGLSSLAVEPVVLPRPKAVFPPFPLREEDLAHLWEGQRFPREALRTAGGRLLRVIYRGRRSAGPGPDFTDAVLADEAGNLLKGDIELHVLASSFHAHGHDRDPRYDRLALHIVFQDDVGGETVLNSGRRVEVLALAPWVARRREELNFWLAQPALWEEPCKGAVARMGWPAVKERVLRLGEMRFRQKEGQFAAALKQEDGQQVMYKAVLRTLGYRENADAFSALARRLPYRKVRPAVSSKSAATVEALLLEAAGLTAGQRASPLGGRTPRDAAGEGADPPDELPVIRGLRPANHPRRRLAGAARLLVRKGPDLLVSLDGLREAVDGKPLAELVGSWEVAADGAQRTGATAPALIGRGRALELLVNAVLPFAAAWGRTKDQASLSLAAACVFGRLPRSGSYGPVRFLESALRPPAGPRESVGACFQQGLLYLYHRYCTQAGCDSCPLR; encoded by the coding sequence ATGACGAGAGGGCTGTCGTCGCTTGCCGTGGAGCCGGTTGTGCTTCCCCGTCCGAAGGCGGTTTTCCCTCCCTTTCCTCTTCGCGAAGAAGACCTCGCGCACCTGTGGGAAGGACAGCGCTTCCCGCGCGAGGCGCTGAGAACGGCCGGCGGGCGCCTGCTGCGGGTCATATACAGGGGGAGACGCAGCGCCGGGCCCGGCCCCGACTTCACGGACGCAGTCCTTGCCGACGAGGCGGGGAACCTCCTCAAGGGGGACATCGAGCTGCACGTGCTGGCGAGCTCTTTTCACGCCCACGGCCACGACCGCGATCCGCGCTATGACCGGCTGGCCCTGCACATCGTCTTCCAGGACGACGTAGGCGGAGAGACGGTCCTAAACTCGGGGCGGCGCGTCGAAGTGCTGGCGCTGGCGCCGTGGGTAGCGCGCCGCCGCGAAGAGCTGAACTTCTGGCTGGCGCAGCCGGCGCTGTGGGAGGAGCCGTGCAAGGGAGCGGTGGCGAGAATGGGCTGGCCCGCCGTCAAAGAGAGGGTCCTCCGTCTGGGGGAGATGCGCTTCCGTCAGAAGGAGGGGCAATTCGCCGCCGCCTTGAAGCAGGAAGACGGGCAGCAGGTCATGTACAAGGCCGTGCTCAGGACGCTCGGCTACAGGGAGAACGCGGACGCTTTCTCCGCGCTCGCCCGGCGTTTGCCGTATCGGAAAGTCCGCCCGGCCGTCTCGTCGAAGTCTGCGGCAACAGTCGAGGCCCTGCTCCTTGAGGCGGCCGGCCTGACGGCTGGCCAAAGGGCTTCTCCGCTTGGGGGACGGACGCCTCGCGACGCGGCCGGGGAGGGCGCGGACCCGCCGGATGAGCTCCCCGTCATTCGCGGCCTGCGCCCCGCAAATCATCCCCGGCGGCGTCTCGCGGGCGCGGCGCGGCTCCTCGTCCGCAAGGGGCCTGACCTATTGGTGAGCCTGGACGGGCTGCGGGAAGCGGTGGACGGAAAGCCGCTGGCGGAACTCGTGGGGTCGTGGGAAGTGGCGGCGGACGGCGCGCAGCGAACGGGCGCTACCGCGCCTGCTCTCATCGGCAGGGGGCGCGCCCTCGAGCTACTGGTGAACGCCGTCCTTCCCTTTGCAGCGGCTTGGGGAAGGACAAAAGACCAAGCGTCGCTGAGTTTGGCGGCTGCATGCGTGTTCGGGCGGTTGCCCCGTTCCGGCTCGTACGGCCCCGTCCGTTTCCTGGAGTCGGCTTTGCGGCCCCCGGCGGGACCGCGGGAGAGCGTCGGGGCGTGTTTTCAGCAGGGGCTACTGTATCTGTACCACCGTTATTGCACGCAGGCCGGCTGCGATTCCTGTCCTCTCCGATGA
- a CDS encoding helix-turn-helix domain-containing protein, which produces MAKKRSGRPEWRAPDIRALRRHLRMTQEQLAEEMGTRQQTISEWERELYRPRGASAKLLSLIAERAGFTYQAEGTERPEQAGEQQRPPTARRKRDRQG; this is translated from the coding sequence GTGGCGAAGAAGAGGAGCGGCCGGCCCGAGTGGCGCGCCCCCGATATCCGGGCGCTGCGGCGCCACCTGCGCATGACGCAGGAGCAGCTCGCGGAGGAGATGGGGACCCGCCAGCAGACCATCAGCGAGTGGGAGCGGGAGCTATACCGGCCGCGGGGGGCGTCGGCAAAGCTGCTGAGCCTCATCGCTGAAAGAGCGGGATTCACCTATCAGGCCGAGGGGACCGAGCGGCCGGAGCAGGCAGGGGAACAGCAGCGGCCGCCCACGGCGAGGCGGAAGCGTGACCGCCAGGGGTAG
- a CDS encoding ATP-binding protein, whose protein sequence is MRRIDEVMRRAGLTGGLAPRAAEGECPPAPDDEDGEACPRCGGAGFVRRAVPLDHPDFGKAFPCSCTLNEQEEGRRNRLERYSQIGPLKRCTFDNLSKKGRTANIRDQQVFEKCVDDALSFASNPAGWLVFAGPSGSGKTHLAAAIANRLLESGNAVLFVIVPDLLDRLRAAYHPDSESGFDTTFEQVRNAPVLVLDDLGAQSATEWAREKLFQIVNHRFNARLPTVVTTNVPLRRLDERLHTRLSDPSLSRVYELEPASRGAIQRRLDMFEQPRFKNMTFASFDTQGFHLSAGERRRLEDAYRFALEFAQTPEDWLLFTGPRGSGKTHLAAAITQYRREMGDAPYFVGVAELLHFLRRSREGDDRHDAYEQIEEIEQASLLILDDLDYRRPHPWWEEIHRILSYRHNRRLPTVITTSQTLANLSLDGMGERLAALLGDPSICSEVCLPGPTQPRARTGEEASDGSGRAGGRRRNVRLVRDGGGE, encoded by the coding sequence ATGCGACGTATCGACGAGGTGATGAGAAGGGCCGGCCTGACCGGCGGGCTGGCCCCAAGAGCGGCGGAGGGCGAGTGCCCGCCTGCGCCTGATGACGAGGACGGGGAAGCCTGCCCGCGCTGCGGCGGCGCCGGGTTCGTGCGCCGGGCCGTCCCTCTCGATCACCCCGATTTCGGCAAGGCCTTTCCCTGTTCGTGCACGCTGAACGAGCAGGAAGAGGGCCGCCGCAACCGTCTGGAGCGGTACAGCCAGATCGGTCCCCTCAAACGATGCACCTTCGACAACCTCAGCAAGAAGGGACGCACCGCCAATATCCGTGACCAGCAAGTCTTCGAGAAGTGCGTCGACGATGCCCTGAGCTTCGCCAGTAACCCTGCCGGGTGGCTGGTCTTCGCCGGTCCCAGCGGAAGCGGCAAAACTCACCTCGCCGCCGCTATCGCCAACCGCCTGCTCGAAAGCGGCAACGCCGTCCTCTTCGTCATCGTGCCCGACCTGCTCGACCGGCTTCGCGCCGCCTACCATCCCGACAGCGAGTCGGGCTTCGATACCACTTTCGAGCAGGTGCGCAACGCTCCCGTCCTCGTCCTCGACGACCTGGGAGCGCAGAGCGCCACCGAGTGGGCGCGCGAGAAGCTGTTCCAGATAGTGAACCATCGCTTTAACGCCCGCCTTCCCACGGTCGTCACCACCAACGTCCCGCTGCGCCGTCTCGACGAGCGGCTGCACACCCGCCTGAGCGACCCGTCGTTGAGCCGTGTGTATGAGCTCGAGCCGGCGTCGCGCGGGGCCATCCAGAGGCGGCTCGACATGTTCGAGCAGCCGCGGTTCAAGAACATGACCTTCGCAAGCTTCGACACGCAAGGCTTCCACCTTTCGGCGGGGGAACGGCGGCGGCTGGAAGACGCCTACCGCTTCGCGCTGGAGTTTGCGCAAACCCCGGAGGACTGGCTGCTGTTTACGGGGCCGCGCGGCAGCGGCAAGACCCACCTGGCGGCGGCGATAACGCAGTACCGCCGGGAGATGGGGGACGCGCCTTACTTTGTAGGGGTGGCGGAGCTGCTCCATTTTCTGCGCCGTTCCAGAGAGGGAGACGACCGCCACGACGCCTATGAACAAATCGAAGAGATAGAGCAGGCGTCGCTGCTTATCCTCGACGACCTCGATTACCGCCGTCCTCATCCCTGGTGGGAAGAGATTCACCGCATCCTCAGCTACCGCCACAACCGCCGGCTGCCCACCGTCATCACCACCTCGCAGACGCTGGCGAACCTCTCCCTCGATGGGATGGGGGAGCGGCTGGCGGCCCTCCTCGGGGACCCCTCGATCTGCTCGGAGGTCTGCCTGCCCGGCCCGACTCAGCCGCGGGCAAGGACGGGCGAAGAGGCATCGGATGGGAGCGGGCGCGCGGGAGGGCGGAGACGAAACGTCCGGTTGGTGAGAGACGGAGGCGGCGAGTAG
- the dnaB gene encoding replicative DNA helicase: MLPDKLPPHDIEAEEAVIASLLVDNEAIFKVASILQPADFFGEKNAWTYEACLALWDRNEPLNEVTVGHELARRDRLEEVGGIAHLSRLVAELPTPIGVEHYANIVKRDSLYRRLIGAAAKISQIAYAGGPDVDGALAQAENLILSLRGGQRLRDFVHIRDILDEYWEGPGLEAYKGGLQGNVRTGFMDLDTLLGGLKRSDLIILAARPSLGKTSLGLNIARNAAVGQNARVALFSLEMAAEQLVQRLLASESGVDSTRLRLGLHSEAEERRVMNALGVLAATEIYVDDSAVLRVNDIRAKALRLAREQGVDLVIIDYLQLIHGAERGDNRVQEISYISRALKELARELDVPVIAVSQLSRAPEMRSPHIPMLSDLRESGSIEQDADVVIFIYREEVYVRKEDWEMTHPDGSPYPAGDAQIIVAKHRNGPTGTVHLRFRQKIARFEDLLLRDEGEEQQYARIGLDG, from the coding sequence ATGCTACCTGACAAGCTCCCTCCTCACGATATCGAGGCCGAAGAGGCCGTTATCGCTTCTCTTCTCGTCGACAACGAGGCGATCTTCAAGGTCGCGTCCATTCTCCAGCCCGCCGACTTCTTCGGCGAGAAAAACGCCTGGACGTATGAGGCGTGCCTCGCCCTCTGGGACCGCAACGAGCCCTTGAACGAGGTCACGGTCGGCCACGAGCTGGCGCGCCGCGACCGCCTGGAGGAAGTGGGCGGCATCGCCCACTTGAGCCGTCTCGTCGCCGAGCTGCCCACTCCCATCGGCGTCGAGCACTACGCCAACATCGTCAAGCGCGACTCTCTCTATCGCCGCCTTATCGGCGCCGCCGCCAAGATTTCGCAGATCGCCTACGCGGGCGGCCCCGACGTCGACGGCGCGCTCGCCCAGGCGGAGAACCTCATTCTGTCGCTCCGCGGCGGGCAGCGCCTGCGCGACTTCGTGCACATCAGGGACATCCTCGACGAGTACTGGGAGGGGCCGGGCCTCGAAGCCTACAAGGGCGGATTGCAGGGCAACGTAAGGACCGGCTTCATGGACCTCGATACCCTCCTCGGCGGCCTCAAGCGCTCCGACCTCATCATCCTCGCCGCCCGCCCCAGCCTTGGGAAGACCAGTCTCGGCCTGAACATCGCCCGCAACGCCGCCGTAGGGCAAAACGCCAGGGTGGCGCTCTTCAGCCTGGAGATGGCGGCGGAGCAGCTCGTGCAGCGCCTCCTTGCCAGCGAATCGGGCGTCGATTCCACGCGCCTGCGGCTCGGCCTGCACTCGGAGGCGGAGGAAAGGCGGGTGATGAACGCGCTGGGTGTGCTGGCGGCAACAGAGATCTATGTCGATGACAGCGCCGTCCTCAGAGTGAACGACATACGCGCCAAGGCCCTGCGGCTCGCCCGCGAGCAGGGCGTCGACCTGGTGATAATCGACTACCTGCAACTCATCCACGGCGCTGAGCGGGGCGATAACCGCGTGCAGGAGATAAGCTACATATCGCGGGCGCTGAAGGAGCTGGCGCGCGAGCTCGACGTGCCCGTGATCGCCGTCTCCCAGCTCTCGCGCGCCCCTGAGATGCGCTCTCCCCACATCCCCATGCTGAGCGACCTGCGGGAGAGCGGCAGCATCGAGCAGGACGCGGACGTAGTCATCTTCATCTACCGCGAGGAGGTGTACGTCCGCAAAGAGGACTGGGAGATGACCCATCCCGACGGCTCTCCCTATCCCGCCGGTGACGCCCAGATAATCGTCGCCAAGCACCGGAACGGCCCCACCGGCACGGTCCATCTCCGTTTCCGGCAAAAGATCGCCCGCTTCGAAGACCTGCTCCTCCGCGACGAGGGCGAGGAGCAGCAGTACGCCCGTATTGGCCTGGATGGATAG
- the rplI gene encoding 50S ribosomal protein L9 encodes MKVVFLQDVEGSGRIGEIKNVADGYARNFLFPKGLAAPATADAIRKAEARAIIEARKQAALDEQAQELAARLEGASVSITVKAGRRGRLFGSVTAADVAEAVTDLLKEEIDRRQIVLAEPIKEVGAYEIPIQLTRNVRAVVPLEVIAEGAEIEKAEEKAEQAETAGEEPMVEAEVEEAAAEVEEETEASEQGG; translated from the coding sequence GTGAAGGTTGTTTTTCTGCAAGACGTCGAAGGATCGGGGCGGATCGGCGAGATAAAGAACGTCGCCGATGGCTACGCTCGCAACTTTCTCTTCCCCAAGGGCCTCGCCGCTCCCGCTACCGCCGACGCCATACGGAAGGCAGAGGCGCGGGCCATCATCGAGGCGCGCAAGCAGGCGGCGCTCGACGAGCAGGCGCAGGAGCTGGCGGCGCGGCTGGAGGGCGCCTCGGTGAGCATCACCGTGAAGGCGGGGCGCCGCGGCCGCCTCTTCGGCTCCGTCACCGCCGCCGATGTCGCCGAAGCGGTAACCGACCTGCTGAAAGAAGAGATCGACCGCCGCCAGATCGTGCTTGCCGAGCCGATCAAAGAGGTCGGCGCTTACGAGATCCCGATACAGCTCACCCGCAACGTGCGCGCGGTCGTGCCCCTCGAGGTGATCGCGGAAGGCGCGGAAATCGAGAAGGCGGAAGAGAAAGCGGAGCAGGCGGAGACGGCAGGCGAGGAGCCGATGGTGGAGGCGGAGGTGGAAGAGGCCGCAGCGGAGGTGGAGGAGGAGACAGAAGCGTCGGAGCAGGGAGGCTAG